A window of Daphnia carinata strain CSIRO-1 chromosome 5, CSIRO_AGI_Dcar_HiC_V3, whole genome shotgun sequence genomic DNA:
AGGATTCCTTGGCCATCCATTTCGATAAGAAATCGGTCCAAGTCGGCGGATTCGACTGGGGACTGCAGGTAACGCTGAGAATGCCTGCTTGCGGTTGCTTGCCCTAATTGTGGTGGCGGTTAACTAACATTTAGTCTCCGAcaaacgaaatctcttgaTTCAAACGAACTTTCATCTTTCTTAGCTTCTTTTTTAACGCTTTGAACTTCAAATATCCTCTTgcctgaaaacaaaaggaatcaAAACAGACAAACTAAAtcaaagaaaacttaaacagttatggccttatagtttagtattaataatttttttacaaagtttTATTGTGTTAATTTTTCTTGCCTGTTCACCCTTTTTTGCCCAGTTTTTGCAGTTTTTGATTAGCCTTagaactttttttgtttcgtttttctcctttgaaaaaatttaattttgtaaGTTAATCATACAATTTCGTTGTTTTGATCAGTTTGCTCTTCCTTGCATTTAATGCATCAAGGACGAGAAGGAGGTGTTGCCTCATTATTGGTTAGGTGTCGTGTTGCCAGGACGTGCTCCACGTCCCACCGGATTCAAATTACCCCATTCAGTTTACAACTAGAAAAATGATAGGggaaatatttgaaatggatCATTCTCCACGAAAAAGAACGCCTGGTTTCAATCTGACACTAACTTTCTAAGAATTTCAGAACGCTGGGAGTGAGTCGTTCGTGCTGCATAATCGCCTGAATCACCGTGATGTTTCAGTGCTCTGAAGAATCGAATTGTTTCACTCTTCTTACACCATAGTTAGGATGTATTTTCTCCATCGTTGCGAAAAAACTTGCATCATTCTTTAACAACCCTTATTCTATTCGTAAGCTTCTTCATGTCGGGCGCCTCGTTGCACTTTCATTGTCCGAATGCCCCTCGACGTAGATGAGTGCAGAATCGATTATCGGTAGTCTTCCAGCCAGAGTTAGGCGGCCCGTTGAATCATAGGACTTTTCCCCCCTGCCAAACTTGCCTACCATCTAGCGGGAATCTTGATTACTGTCATGTCGCCAACTCAAGATGTCGTGGCCTACCAACTAATTGccgatgaaacgaaaaaaatgggtCGATTGTTTGATTTACCGTTTAGCATTTTTAGACAAAGCTCCTTTAcctttaaaatataaataaccGTAGTACTTTGGATGATGGTTTGGATTGAAACTAATTGATCAGCTGATGTACTTCTCTctcaattttcatttattaacTGGTGATTGTTGGTAACTTTCCGGTGTTTTATTTCTTGGTGTGGCTGCCTGATTGCAACGGTAAAACCTTTACCATCTCCCCCCAATATTTTCCGCAGGGTGGCTGGAACCTCTGCTGGATCGGATCGCTCGCAACACCTCCTTCGTTGTGACGCCAATCATCGACGTTATTGACGACTCGACGTTCCAGTACCACTACGGTCCCGGTGTGGCGGTGGGTGGGTTCGATTGGAACCTGCAggtagcattttttttttttgttttgcttttttgtcaCATTGAAATATTAGATCTTAGtctaattttctttctataaCCTTAAAAACTCACTTGTGGTCGTAAATTAAAATCTCCAatttaatataaaaattaaagaacgAGAACGGTGGCAGCGGTTATTGGCATGGTTTTGAATACGATTGGCGAAGGATTAATTATTCATGTtacattatttgtttttggcttttaaATTTCTCAAATGCTCTTTTGCTTACTGGGCTTCAAATAGCAAAGTGACGAATCGTTTGtgaccaactgtttttttttcatcgcaTGCTCATGCATATGCGCttcattggaatttttttcccattcttttACCTACCCCGCCTTATCTGAGCAGTTTAACTGGCATGCCATCCCCGAACACGAGAAAAAGCGACGCCAACATACGGCTGACCCAGCGTACAGTCCCACAATGGCTGGAGGATTGTTTTCCATCGACAGGGAGTTCTTCAAGAAGTTGGGCACCTACGACGATGGATTCGATATCTGGGGAGGCGAAAATTTGGAATTATCCTTTAAGGTTCGTTTGCGTTCAAGTTTCAACGTGCTCGGCCTGCATTCAAATCCGCTGTTTCCCTAGACGTGGATGTGTGGCGGGACGCTGGAAATCATTCCGTGCAGTCATGTGGGTCACATCTTCCGCAAACGGTCGCCCTACAAATGGCGAACTGGAGTTAATGTCCTTAAAAGAAACAACGTCCGGTTGGCTGAGGTTTGGTTGGATGAATACTCCGAGTATTATTACCAGCGGATTGGCCATGATCGGGTATGCacttcatttcgttttttcttttatcaaaaaaTAGTTTCCATTGTTCGTCTAACCAttctgcaaaataaaaaatgtatacgTAGGGAGACTATGGAGATGTCTCGTCCAGAAAACGCCTTCGTGAAGAGTTGGGTTGCAAGTCCTTTAAATGGTACCTTGACAACATCTTCCCGGAGTTGTTCATCCCCGGCGATGCAGTAGCATCCGGCGAGGTAAttatcactttttttttgtcacttGAATGCTGAGGCATCATTGCCAATGGTCGTGGTTTAATTAGAAGTAAAGTATGAGCGGTGACCACCGGGTTTGTTCAGGTGTATAAGTAAGCTacaccggtttttttttaaatgccgtGAGCTTCGCTAAAAGTGTCATCAACTGGTCACATCGTCGGATACCGTGAATTTCGCAAACAAAGGCGAAAAAGTAATTGAAAGTGACaatttatttaattgtttAATCCCTCCTCCGCATTCGAAATCCTCCGTGTCGTTACACGTGATGATAGGTACGAAATTTGGGATTTTCACCCGCCTATTGTTTGGACGGTGCCGCTCGCAAAGCCAATCTGCATAAGCCGGTCGGCTTATGGCCGTGTCACGGCCAGTCCGGGAACCAGGTACGGAATCGCTTCtgtaagagagaaaaaaaaaacgaaaaacggcTGTTATCTTTCGCCAACAAGCGTACCTCTACCTACCTTATTAACTTTTCCGTTCAATCGATTTAAAACGTCTCAACGTTTCCACCATGGTGATATTGTATCTTGCCGTCCTCTTTTGttccctttgtttttattaatattCCGCATCAGAGTCATCACTTGCCTTGCTAGCCACTGCTTGTCATTCTCTTTGGTTCTTCCGTGAAATATGTCGGCTATACTTTTTCAGTCTGTCCAACTTTTTCCCCAAGTAAACATGTCCCGGAGTCCTATTGGAGTCGCTGTTCAACAGGTTAGTGAGATTCGTTTTTATCAGCCAACTGACGAGCGTTATTCTAATAATCCACAAATCCCCCTTCGCCGTAGCCAGTGATTGTGGGTTTTTTGTCAATGCGAAAGCTTTCCGTTAACAATCAGTTGGACACAAATTTTGTGTCGCATGCAGTTCTTCGAAAGGAGTTTGCAGTGTGCCCAGAAAGCGAAACTTAATGGGGAAATACGAATCAATATTAGAAAGGAATTGAATGTTTCGATTCTTTTCGTTGCAAAAGAATGGAAGGAATGTATTGGTTGTCCACATCTGTGTGCAATGTTAACTTCTAAGCtaacagacaaaaaaacagCCTAGCCTTGCTTTTATATAACACCATAGATTCGAAACGAGTGGTCGAACCAGTGCGTGGATTCTGCTGCTGGGCCCAACGACCTGCACAAACCTGTCGGACTTTGGCCCTGCCACAAACAAGGGGGCAACCAGGTAAGCTATTGCACAAATCTCCTGAAACATCTTTTCTATGCTTGTTCTTTTTACCTCAAGTCATTGATAACTTCTCTTTGATCCCTTTGCAACCCGTCCATCGTCTTTTCCTCCCGGTCACTTTACTTCCCCAACACTTATGTTCAATCCTTTTCTCATTTGGTTCATTCTATCAGTTCTTGCATTCGCTTTATCGACCAGACAGTTGCATATCGTACAATAATGTTGACAGTGTTTTAACCCTCACATCTTTCATTATTTCGCTCTTGAAAGTGACTGtcatttttctattattgGTCCACAGTTCTGGCTGTATAGTAAAACTGGAGAGATTCGTCGAGACGAAGCCTGTTTGGATTATGCAGGATCGGACGTCATCCTTTATCCTTGCCATGGTGCCAAAGGCAACCAATACTGGGAATACGATCCCGAGGTATCATAGCGCTTATGTGAAATGGATAAGTTTTATTGCAGTCATACATTTTTTGCCCTTTAGACAAATTTTGTGCAGCATGGAAGCAGTAAGAATTGCTTGGCCATCAGCGAGGACAAGAAGAAGATCACAGTAGAGAAGTGTTCCGAAGACAACCCTAGGGTCAAATGGAAATTTGAGAAATTTGAGGCAACAAAGAAACTACAACTGTAAAATATCAGCAAAGGTCGCAAAACTGGCCAACACAAGTTGGCAACATCAAAATTCGGATTTCCAAGTTGCAGCTGCTGCGTTGGCGTTTTGTTTTAACCTCAACATGAAGTCAAGTTGATGTAACTATAGATggaatatttttgtttgtacgCTGAAACGCGATGTCAAGATTTCTAGACGCAATTGCCAACAACCCTGTTGacagccacatcgccctcacTTTCTTTCCATAAATTATCCATATCGATAACGACACATTCCTGATTTAAGGTTTaccaaattattttctttcatttcgtGTCATCTACGATGAACCTTCTAAAAGTCTTACTTCAAAATTGATTACATGTCTATTCTGCCTTTTCTGGATGTATGGTTCCCTTGAAACGCTCAAAATGGATTCAGTTaatgattgttttgtttttgtaatacGAATGCAGAAGTTTATTCCGTTGTAAGAACATTCGAGCACAATCTTTTGTTATACCATACTTGACGTCGCTCTGCTTGCGTCCTACCACCCTCTTTTTACCATTTCAGTCCCGGCTGGAGTCCATCTAAAAGtaccagtaaaaaaacaagcaaaatttaaattacactATCGAAAGTTAAACAACAACTTTCAGTCATGCCGAACCGTGGTGTAGACGATTAAGCCTTCATTGATTCGTGCTTCTAAAGCTCGATGTAAagtatttgtttaaaaaattttcaaagaaggTGGTTCTTCAGTTATTTGTTTCCCTTCTTGAGTGCGATTGCTTGTGTTCTATATTGTaaactgtttttcttattttccaaCACATTTAATTACCATTAGAATGTGTCTTGGATGAAAGAATAGCCTACGTTGTGTTTCTGTGCACAGTGCCTtacaaaaaaactagataAAGAAGCGTACATCTAGCATAAAATGGAGAAATTCCCCTCCCTCTTCATACGTTAAGTGTTTATGTGTGTAATAAATAAGTTAACAAAACAACGCCAAAAATTCGTCGACTATGTGATGGCATGGCTTGGGCAGGGTTTGTTAGAGCGCGCTCCCAAAAATCAAGCTCGCTCGCGAACACAAGTGCAATTGCGAACGTGCGTGcgacatttccttttttctaattgaaacagaaatttAAAACACTTATTTGAATCACGTTCAATACCACCAAACACCCATACACCTTCAACGCGTTTACTACGATTGCTTTTTCCTGTTGCAAcaattaatattattttctattatGAAACATTGCAATACTTTTATTGTCTGTAAATTTTTCGACATTAATCGAGTGTTGACCTTCGGTTTCTTAGCTACTTTTAAAGCAAGGGtaaccaaaaaaatttctgtgATGGTAGGCCCTATATGCCGCTTCTTCCAAACTCAGACCTTTTTTTAGCTCTAGTGCAAGGATTCGTCGGACAGTAGCTCCCTCACTGATTCGTCTTGAAGTTCAAGTTCATCTTCTAATTCATCGACTAGCACATTTTTTAGCTCTGAGAGGAACAGATAGCGTGTCAAGAAGTTTACTCTTTCTTCAGTTAAATCGACTACCGCCGCGAAAGAGTAGTTTCGAGCTCAACATCGCAAGATGGAAAGATTGCAAGAAGAGCTTTTAGACCAAAATTGAGAAGAATACCAGATTTGTTAGAGAATCCGATTTTGGAAGAATCTCTCTACCTGAGCTTGAAAGCGGTCAGACGATCGCATGCTTCTAAGGCAAATATCGACCCAACAGAAAAAACTGGCAGAATGCTTTCATTTATAGTTTTGGACCTAGCTAAgcctttactttttttattcaatcgAAGCCATAAAAGAAAGCAGACACGAGACAACGCCGAGCAATTCGCACCGCAATGAAACTATTGGGAAATCTGTACGAAGAGGTTTTGTATTCCCGCCGGCTTAGCATCCTCACCCAGATTTACGCTGAATATGTCAGCCTGTTAGAccagaaaaagtttttaaataGTGGAAAGAATTTATTCGGCACGAGATTCATGGAGCATTTGGTAGCTGAGGCCAAGGCACAATCTAGTCTATCTCGAGCGAGGATAGACGGCAGAATCATATTGGATCTGCCATTCTCGGCGATCTAAACTCTTCGTCAGATTGAGTTCTATTTTCGCATTTGTatgtacagtatgttccaaaaaaatccgactaccccccttaaaaaaaaatgccccctatcaacACTTAGTTAAGTTACTTAGTACTTTAGGTGGGTTATGCTAGGATATGGGAAAACGCGGAAAAAACTATACTAGACGTTTCTATGGAAACCAGACATGAATCAGCTCGCGTCCTTACATCGCTAAGAGGTAAGACAAATTGCCGTTAGGCAaagacaaaattttttaaaaatctaccACAAATTGTGTTTGTAGTAGGCTACGGGAGACAGACTTCGGGATGGGAAGTTTCGTCTCCATGGTAACTAATTTAATGAATCATGGCATAcgcgcctttttcaaaatctttgttcTTATGCGTTAAATTAGTATAAAAACGGGGGTTGGATTATAGAACTGCCACAGTTCATTAGTTATTCATCAGTTCATTAACTGTTGTAGAAAGAAGGGGTGTGGTATCGTTAGGCCTAGCCGGGTACTCACAACTACGAATCAAATTTCCcgaaaattaattgttttgcgctattttcgcgaaacagttATATGAACTGTATCAGTTTTATAATCGAACCCCCGTTTTTATGCTAATTTAACGCATaagaacaaatatttaaaaaaaggcgCGTAAGCCATGATTCGTTAAATTTGTTACCATGGAAACGAGACTTCCCATCCCAAAGTCTGTCTCCCGTAGCCTACTGCAAATACAATTTGTAGTAGATTTGTAAacatttttggctttgcctgCCGGCAATTTGTCTCACCTCTTAGAGATTCAAGACGCTAGCTAATTCATGTCTCGTTTCTATGGTAACGTctactgcattttttttccgcattttccCGTATCCTAACATAACCCCCCTAACTACTAAGTAACTTAGCTATACgttgatagggggcattttttttaaaggggggtagtcggatttttttggaacatactgtacagtacctgccgaaagtttccggacagccgagagcggcttatggaaaaaccggttttcctttaaactcttaaaaatatactaatcatcggacatagatgattctgaaaatgaaatttgtccttaagattagttttattcatgatttttttttgggaatttttctttcacgggaaAGGCCCTTTAAAAAAGCAGgcaaaagtttccggacagtcgAGAGGGCCAGTAGTAAATGGGGCTACTTTGGCTTTCATGTACGCGACGATAAATGGGGCTACGAGGGCGTTtttgggcttaaaaaaaaaggcatcattTAAACTATAATCTAATATGAgattttgcatatcatgcCATATGCAGAATCACTATAATATTGAGttaaaaacggcaaatttttattccaaggaAATTTGCGCTATCTTCTCATCCCGCATAGTTGCCGATTTTCCTATTCCTCTACATAATAAATCGGAgcggaaatttttttttagagcctatagctgctgctgctgccgccgtaGCGCCCTTGAGtattttccgctccgatttaaAAAGTAGATAAGTAGGAAAATTGCATTACTTGTGCATgacttgtagtttttgaaagcGTCGACTGCaataatttagaaaatatttATGGTATCGGCCGTTAGGTGGCGCTATTTTCCGTGGTAATGACACTTTTTGAGTGAGTATTTATGGCACATTTTTTTGAGCGTAGCGGCAATCACGCTCAAATCCCGTTAAGCGGTTCGGCCGCTTAAATATTTAAGCGGAGCGCAAATTCGCTCA
This region includes:
- the LOC130702868 gene encoding putative polypeptide N-acetylgalactosaminyltransferase 9 isoform X1, with product MFSLRRNRAFLVKILLLTPLTWLCVVLYMNSSTKIIQQQQQGHQEQIVYVNENKIQVEDNRLPQEQIVVKGPPLKDNLLRKKKPTPSGGDRGDAGNSGDQMAGQGVLMPPHEPDGPGEMGKAVVLPKELTPEQKKLVDDGWQKNAFNQYVSDMISVHRTLPDPRDDRCKEPGRYLTTLPATDVIVCFHNEAWSVLLRTVHSIMDRSPAHLLKEIILVDDFSDMDHVKAPLENYMAQYPKVKIVRLPKREGLIRARLLGLEHATAPVVTYLDSHCECTEGWLEPLLDRIARNSTTVVCPVIDVIDEDSLAIHFDKKSVQVGGFDWGLQFNWHAIPEHEKKRRQHTADPAYSPTMAGGLFSIDREFFKKLGTYDDGFDIWGGENLELSFKTWMCGGTLEIIPCSHVGHIFRKRSPYKWRTGVNVLKRNNVRLAEVWLDEYSEYYYQRIGHDRGDYGDVSSRKRLREELGCKSFKWYLDNIFPELFIPGDAVASGEVRNLGFSPAYCLDGAARKANLHKPVGLWPCHGQSGNQFWLYSKTGEIRRDEACLDYAGSDVILYPCHGAKGNQYWEYDPETNFVQHGSSKNCLAISEDKKKITVEKCSEDNPRVKWKFEKFEATKKLQL
- the LOC130702868 gene encoding putative polypeptide N-acetylgalactosaminyltransferase 9 isoform X3, producing MFSLRRNRAFLVKILLLTPLTWLCVVLYMNSSTKIIQQQQQGHQEQIVYVNENKIQVEDNRLPQEQIVVKGPPLKDNLLRKKKPTPSGGDRGDAGNSGDQMAGQGVLMPPHEPDGPGEMGKAVVLPKELTPEQKKLVDDGWQKNAFNQYVSDMISVHRTLPDPRDDRCKEPGRYLTTLPATDVIVCFHNEAWSVLLRTVHSIMDRSPAHLLKEIILVDDFSDMDHVKAPLENYMAQYPKVKIVRLPKREGLIRARLLGLEHATAPVVTYLDSHCECTEGWLEPLLDRIARNSTTVVCPVIDVIDEDSLAIHFDKKSVQVGGFDWGLQFNWHAIPEHEKKRRQHTADPAYSPTMAGGLFSIDREFFKKLGTYDDGFDIWGGENLELSFKTWMCGGTLEIIPCSHVGHIFRKRSPYKWRTGVNVLKRNNVRLAEVWLDEYSEYYYQRIGHDRGDYGDVSSRKRLREELGCKSFKWYLDNIFPELFIPGDAVASGEIRNEWSNQCVDSAAGPNDLHKPVGLWPCHKQGGNQFWLYSKTGEIRRDEACLDYAGSDVILYPCHGAKGNQYWEYDPETNFVQHGSSKNCLAISEDKKKITVEKCSEDNPRVKWKFEKFEATKKLQL
- the LOC130702868 gene encoding putative polypeptide N-acetylgalactosaminyltransferase 9 isoform X2; this translates as MFSLRRNRAFLVKILLLTPLTWLCVVLYMNSSTKIIQQQQQGHQEQIVYVNENKIQVEDNRLPQEQIVVKGPPLKDNLLRKKKPTPSGGDRGDAGNSGDQMAGQGVLMPPHEPDGPGEMGKAVVLPKELTPEQKKLVDDGWQKNAFNQYVSDMISVHRTLPDPRDDRCKEPGRYLTTLPATDVIVCFHNEAWSVLLRTVHSIMDRSPAHLLKEIILVDDFSDMDHVKAPLENYMAQYPKVKIVRLPKREGLIRARLLGLEHATAPVVTYLDSHCECTEGWLEPLLDRIARNTSFVVTPIIDVIDDSTFQYHYGPGVAVGGFDWNLQFNWHAIPEHEKKRRQHTADPAYSPTMAGGLFSIDREFFKKLGTYDDGFDIWGGENLELSFKTWMCGGTLEIIPCSHVGHIFRKRSPYKWRTGVNVLKRNNVRLAEVWLDEYSEYYYQRIGHDRGDYGDVSSRKRLREELGCKSFKWYLDNIFPELFIPGDAVASGEVRNLGFSPAYCLDGAARKANLHKPVGLWPCHGQSGNQFWLYSKTGEIRRDEACLDYAGSDVILYPCHGAKGNQYWEYDPETNFVQHGSSKNCLAISEDKKKITVEKCSEDNPRVKWKFEKFEATKKLQL